The window AATATGGCCGTTGTTTATACTCAATAGTCAATATATATTCAGAATAGTGCTTTCAAATCAAATATCGATCATAAGATAGTACGGGTGATACATATAAATGCACAAAGCAGCGCAGGACGTTTATCTGCATGCATTAAAATTTAAGACCACACAACTGCATATACATGGCATTCTTTCATAAGTTACACAAATGACATGGCAGCATGCATATATAAACATTTAAAGAACAAGAGCATATAACAGTGGAACGTACGTACACAATAATTAAGGAATTCCGATGATGGGGAAGAAAGGAACATAGAAGCTACTAGGAGCCAAACCCCACTCCCGAGGCAATGGAAGATCAAAGGTTTTGGATGAACCGAACTGGTTATAATTAGCAGCCTTGCATTCAGTGTTCTGGGGACACGATGTGAAGAAACTAAGAGGAGTGGAGATGGTGTatgtgtttttctcttttcccttaACAATTTGAGAGACCAGGTTTTTCTTTGAGGCATAAAGATTAGTATTTGGCCCCCCGAGAAGTTTTGTAAAGCAATTCACTGAGGGAGGTTTTGTTTGGTCTGAGGGAAGGTCAACCTGGAAGAAGCCCTTATCTTCTGTGGTCGCCATAGCCAGGTTTTTCACACCTTCACACTTCACTGAGACCTTAATGCCTGAAAACATCAAAGAGTTGTAGAATGTTCTACGTGAACTATTTATGTGTGTCTTTGATACAGGCATGACCCAAaggtaaaaacaattaaattaaaacttaaattttagattcatttaaaaaatattctattaattttttaaataaaaaaatcacacatataaaaaaagttattttgacaaaaaaaacttaatatataacttttttatttaaaataaaaaattttctttaaatttattttagatctAACTCATTGGTCGATACTACTTTGATATATTTTCtaatccttttatatatatgtatatatatatatatatatatatataaatgttgtatgtaaaattttttatttgtagaagcttaattatattagtttatgaaaaaaaatattttatttttactttttaattactttcttttcctaaaagtatttatatatgaaaaatattttctaaataaatccTTAGTATATCTCTTAAGTTGTTTGTCATTTTGAAAAAAGAAGTAATAAATAGTCTATACTCTATACATGCATTTAAAGCTGAaagagtttttagtttttatactgTTCTTCATGTACAATCGTTTATTCACTTTTATAATGTactatcttaaaaaattatttttgactaGTTGACCGTtacatttacatatataaaagttgaactcttttataaaattaagaagacATGAATTACTACTTTTCAATTTCATCGTGAATATCTTTTTGTATTTCTATAAAGTGAAGTGAGCGAACTTAGAgggtaataaaattataagatggtTAAGAGTTGAGAGTGGATACAAACCAGAGAAATCGTAGTTGTCAGCGCAGTCAGTGCAAGAGACTTTGCCCTCTACCGTTTGGCATGCTGAGGGGCTAATTCTGGCTATAGCTAATGCAAAAAGAAGTGTTGTGATAACCTGAGAAAACGCCATCAGCTATGGAAGCAATTAAGCAATAACTATATGATGAGATATAAAAGCCAAAGGAACTTGGAAGAGAAGAAGATAATTTGAAGCTTTTATATAGTGTGGCAGCTTGAGacataaacatatatattaaatgtaGCTACCTAGAGCTGATATAGTGGTTGGTGTCAACAACTATAGTTATGTTTACTTATGTACTGATAGGGTTTATCAACAAATGACGACAAAATAtcctaataattaataattaatcaacAACACAAGCTTTTAGCTCTGTAAGAATTTATTTGACGTGCATCTTAACAGTAAGTGAtagagtaaaagaaaaaaacaaaaaacatatgaTAAGTATAGTATAACTCCGCACGTGAATAATTTCTCACCTTTCATGAGTGTATAATAAGGTCAAGAAGGTTCATGATACCTTCTAATCATATTTCTCTAGAAACTACATATGATTATTAACCTGTTtcgaaaataaatttattaaattagactattaagtggttgaacacgtgttattcatatataaataaaatcgaGTTAGGTCAAAACATTGCACGTTTGCACTGAATTTTACTTTTCTCTTACAAAAAGGCCATAATTTTCAAAACAGAAAATGGGTTTCCGTGACTAATTAATTCAGGTTCATGCAGCATATAGGTTTCTCTGATTACAAAACATTGGTTGTATATTAAATAGCATagagaaataataaattaagaatattatagatatattaaataataaattaacattaaattataagaaaattaattgagtAAATAGCATAGAGAAATCTAAAAAACATAAgagctttatttatttaagaattgttttagaataataagttttttaataaataattaaagtgatTTTCTATATACTAAATCTTACTAATTTTTGTCCATTCTACCCGGTTCTTGATTGATGTTTTATGTTGTTATGGACCAGGTTTAATAAGCATGATTGCAATGCCTAGTAGAAGTGCACTAATACTCTACATTATTTATTCAGCAGGATAAAGTAGATTTGTTGCAAGTATATCTCCTGGTAGAAGGAATCCATAACAACcactaattaatataattaactaagAGAACAACAACGTGGAAGTAGAGCATGAATTTCAATGTTGTTCTGTTATTTGGGGGGAGCCAAGAACGACCGGTGACACTAACTTGCTCTCAAATATTAATGAACCGTAAGTGGTTGGTCATGATCACCTCTTTCATGCATGTAGCTAATAGACAccccaaataaaaaatgacaataattGTTCCAATTatggatgttttttttttttaagaaataataatataacttttttctaatttttctcgTTACATTGACTACCTATTTCTACACTTTTATTGATTTTACGTCTCCGGGGATATGATATAGGATATGGTAAAACAAGAGTCGAGAGGTACGTAGTAGTACTACATTGAATTTTCTTAAGAAGAAGAACCCAACTTGCCCATTGAATATTCAACCCATATTTTGTTGCAAGATTTTAATGTTTGAATGATTTCAcatgaaaaaaatttgttacCAATGGGACTGGTGGCTATAGCCCCCTTGAAACGCTTTACCACCAACATTTACACAAGTAGTGTGCTTAATTAGTTATTTTCGCTTTTCGACTTTTCCGCTGTTTCTGTCAACTGCATGGACCTCCCCAACAATTATACTCACAAATCCTTGTggatcaaattattaaaaaagaaaaaaagttgctATTTACTACGAACATAATATAATGGTACACGAATTTACAACATAATTATTTGCCTAATGATGAACTTGCAACgaagtatatataaaatgtttgtTCAGTATAAAATGTTTACGCGTCAGTTTCTTAAAATTAGCAGCCGATCGATGGCAAACACGCATTTctctaattcttttttcttttctttctattttcataagtatTATTTATAAGAGGAAAATCTTTTTGTGTCacaatgaaaaatttatatggACATGCACAAATTTCACAAGGAATTTGACCTTGTATGGgtttacaaattacaatgatatttcttttaataaatatattttaaagacgTATATTTAGCCTTTACTATTAAATTCCTTGGCTATCCCTTGCTTAAACATGTAATACTGCAAGATGCAAACTCATTGTAATGGTTACGATGGTTGTGTGACTGTGTCAACGGATGAAGCATTTGGATTTCATTTCATGAACATACCTAATTGGTTTGAATAAACTCTTCAATTTTAgaagacaataaaataataaaaatgataaaataaacttCTCATGCAAGTTCTCTGAtctaatgtattaaaaaattagagtgcatatataattactttgacaaattataaatatttgtggAGCTGTGTTTATCCTAATGCACAGGCAACTGTGCAAGCTAAGAAAGAGGCTTTC of the Glycine max cultivar Williams 82 chromosome 13, Glycine_max_v4.0, whole genome shotgun sequence genome contains:
- the LOC100306432 gene encoding uncharacterized protein LOC100306432 precursor, whose translation is MAFSQVITTLLFALAIARISPSACQTVEGKVSCTDCADNYDFSGIKVSVKCEGVKNLAMATTEDKGFFQVDLPSDQTKPPSVNCFTKLLGGPNTNLYASKKNLVSQIVKGKEKNTYTISTPLSFFTSCPQNTECKAANYNQFGSSKTFDLPLPREWGLAPSSFYVPFFPIIGIP